From Gimesia panareensis, the proteins below share one genomic window:
- a CDS encoding VOC family protein: MKNSSFVNRELICTTFIVFVVSGIAAWAASSKTVPDAEYAKSTVDFGIVVSDLEKSRDFYKHALGMQEREMFEVTPEMGGDSGLSDYQSFKVYPMVLGNDKTATNVKLMQFEKAPGKQVDNSFIHSSLGVSYLTLYVKDMNAALERAKAYGVKPIAKGPISLPEGFPKGIYLALVRDPDGNLIELVGPKK, encoded by the coding sequence ATGAAGAATTCCAGTTTTGTGAATCGTGAGCTGATCTGCACGACGTTCATCGTATTCGTCGTGAGCGGGATCGCCGCATGGGCCGCCAGTAGCAAGACTGTGCCGGATGCAGAATATGCCAAATCAACCGTCGACTTCGGGATCGTGGTCAGCGACCTGGAAAAGTCACGCGACTTTTACAAGCATGCACTGGGTATGCAGGAACGCGAGATGTTCGAAGTGACTCCCGAAATGGGAGGCGACTCGGGGCTCTCCGATTACCAGTCTTTTAAAGTGTATCCCATGGTACTGGGGAACGATAAGACCGCGACCAATGTCAAGCTGATGCAGTTCGAGAAGGCACCGGGTAAGCAGGTGGATAACTCCTTTATCCACTCTTCACTGGGCGTGAGTTACCTGACGCTCTACGTGAAAGACATGAATGCCGCCCTGGAGCGGGCGAAAGCATACGGCGTCAAGCCGATTGCCAAAGGACCGATTTCGCTGCCGGAAGGTTTTCCTAAAGGAATTTACCTGGCACTGGTTCGCGATCCCGACGGCAACCTGATCGAACTGGTCGGCCCGAAAAAATAA
- a CDS encoding TolB family protein: protein MKLTTLAVTSSLICLLLTVAQVADSHAQEKKVNRTRFYIATPEGKDPKVFFFAEDYYNTGSPAFSPDGQKLAFDGWKSQEGESFSNVRLMVVNADGSDFKVLGPGAMPSWSPGGNRLAFSKPPYSVAVINVDGTNEKIIAESGWGGQWSPDGTRISYTSGNNIRVYNLIEDTTTNLFPPGESPYSRFYWNSTWSPDSNWICIVGRRSDDSTYDVLTINTAGSKAGYKVHFNSKRSPYQDMAWSPQGDMIVFGSPTSPRQLLHFNPAEDKPPTPLDITIDGNINGDLSFAPDGQRLLFNARDK, encoded by the coding sequence ATGAAATTAACAACGCTCGCAGTCACCAGTTCCCTGATCTGCCTCCTGCTGACCGTGGCTCAAGTCGCAGACAGCCACGCACAGGAAAAAAAGGTCAACCGCACCCGGTTTTATATCGCAACCCCTGAAGGAAAAGATCCCAAAGTCTTTTTCTTCGCGGAAGATTATTACAACACCGGCTCGCCTGCCTTCTCGCCCGACGGTCAGAAGCTCGCGTTTGACGGCTGGAAGTCCCAGGAAGGGGAAAGCTTCTCCAACGTACGCCTCATGGTCGTCAATGCCGACGGTTCCGACTTTAAAGTCCTCGGCCCTGGTGCGATGCCCAGCTGGTCACCCGGCGGAAATCGCCTTGCCTTCTCAAAACCTCCCTACAGTGTGGCCGTGATTAATGTGGATGGCACAAACGAGAAAATCATCGCAGAGTCAGGCTGGGGCGGGCAATGGTCACCCGACGGTACCCGCATCTCCTACACATCAGGGAACAACATTCGTGTTTACAATCTGATCGAAGACACGACGACCAACCTCTTTCCCCCCGGCGAAAGCCCCTACTCCCGCTTCTACTGGAACTCGACCTGGTCCCCCGACAGCAACTGGATCTGTATCGTGGGGCGTCGGTCGGATGACAGCACCTACGACGTCCTCACCATCAATACCGCCGGCAGTAAAGCGGGCTACAAAGTGCATTTCAACAGCAAACGCTCCCCCTATCAGGACATGGCCTGGTCGCCCCAGGGAGATATGATCGTCTTCGGCTCCCCCACCTCGCCGCGTCAGTTGCTGCACTTCAATCCCGCAGAGGACAAGCCGCCCACGCCGCTGGATATCACAATCGATGGTAACATCAACGGCGACCTCAGCTTTGCCCCGGATGGTCAGCGGCTGCTGTTCAACGCCCGCGATAAATAG
- a CDS encoding TolB family protein: MHSFPQLLTLICTIGFICQAGLSSYADEKTNVKRVRFYQVSPEGGTAKLFLVPGEYHTAGSPVFSPDGTKFAFDGRKSQQGESFSDGKVMVCNADGSQLNAIGSGVMPSWSPAGNRIACSSISPRGAALMHTDGTKRELIVPDSWGAQWSPDGRKIAYTFYGPGGVTIQVYDLIEGTKISLFSLGDAPYNSIYWNMAWSPDSNWLCFKGRRSDNGTFDIATINAAGKDAGYKVHFNSDKAPYADMAWDPQGDRIVFAQGAKPRQFLQFNPAEDKAPAPIDIKVNGDIIGDVCFTPDGQSLLFNVSGTEE, encoded by the coding sequence ATGCACTCCTTTCCCCAACTGCTGACACTCATCTGTACGATCGGCTTCATCTGCCAGGCTGGTCTCTCCAGCTACGCGGACGAAAAAACGAACGTCAAACGCGTGCGTTTTTATCAGGTCTCACCTGAGGGAGGCACAGCGAAACTGTTCCTTGTCCCCGGTGAATACCATACCGCCGGCTCTCCGGTCTTCTCTCCCGACGGAACGAAGTTCGCCTTTGACGGTCGTAAATCACAGCAGGGAGAATCGTTCTCGGACGGTAAGGTCATGGTCTGTAACGCGGATGGCAGCCAGTTGAACGCGATCGGCTCAGGCGTCATGCCCAGCTGGTCACCCGCCGGAAACCGCATTGCCTGCTCCAGCATTTCACCACGAGGCGCAGCCCTGATGCACACAGACGGCACCAAGCGGGAACTGATCGTCCCGGATAGCTGGGGCGCACAGTGGTCCCCGGATGGCAGAAAGATCGCCTACACCTTTTACGGCCCCGGGGGCGTCACCATCCAGGTCTATGATCTAATCGAAGGCACAAAAATCAGCCTCTTCTCCCTGGGCGATGCACCCTACAACAGCATCTACTGGAACATGGCCTGGTCGCCCGACAGCAACTGGCTCTGCTTCAAAGGCCGCAGGTCAGACAACGGCACCTTCGACATCGCTACAATCAACGCTGCCGGCAAAGACGCCGGTTATAAGGTGCACTTCAACAGTGATAAAGCCCCTTATGCCGACATGGCCTGGGATCCGCAGGGAGACCGCATCGTCTTCGCCCAGGGGGCCAAACCCAGACAGTTCCTGCAGTTCAATCCCGCCGAAGACAAAGCCCCCGCGCCAATCGACATCAAAGTCAACGGCGACATCATCGGCGACGTCTGCTTCACTCCCGACGGCCAGAGCCTGCTGTTCAACGTCAGCGGGACGGAGGAGTGA
- a CDS encoding M56 family metallopeptidase, with translation MMSINPEWSYLIWQQVWQCTLLALVVWLICRLVRIRRAHLTYLLWLVVLLKFVTPPLWSSSSGLFCWMQSGLTEEVVQNSAAQQTDSLTRTEWIRRLIGDDVDQLPEAQRASVEVTIHDPQDRSTEAMAAHSRQDIATEAATAASSIRRSPRMSWLTVGLWFWTGMAVLIATVMLIRFLCCWQTIRRAGVVNSPELDELLVRLCGELGLKRRIRLVVTHSRIGPAVIGLFRPTILLPTAIAESRTPEELKPILAHELIHIRRGDLWIGLLQLLASIVWWFHPLVWLTGRRLKFEMEQCCDEEVLAELKCDPRRYAGALLEILELKQTLKTVPMVPGVRPVEITSKRMERIMRLGQGSQKRTPWWCWVVFVTLAAVVLPGAAFVVSAGDEDSERTVTKTVPTEVVHAVKPTAEAQRSSKSEVGSDKPYIRPVPLLSQEIDIPKLVINSSRRHTHSIDDLLARARNVAGVMRANDFLIDQIRLRIAELPEVEAESPGSHYDISTPFYFETLQIPIRDERKQYRIRKMSGVMIKDDQLEVFSANRAYHRRVEQVLAELRQNKFTKLKITTTLVSVSERFLQDHLLKRKSMKVFTRKQSVKKQYLDLRNVIWNEPEQVSYDYLVCDVLDQERSRDFMMKFLSTPEAKVVFVPPVSLECKQSATIASKIGLLKGQDANSLWWNTGEGGYGVSIDLQTRMSDRSGAVRRDMLNYQMTFYQVDGETRLKTDQEVTERPAPLISQQVYKDAMLLKPGETLLAGGFPIASPAREEKRVLLVMLQAERESVEQKPESELLMLGEGVNSDAGVTGHIQLDQSNFKDTLVTECYPVADLVVPIPRHVIVGAKDQQVKAEPPRFDALIELIQQNVTPEAWEKEGPTIRAFEKDLSLVIRAKHSTHDQIAELISRIRAVHDQMIPVDFRIFTTEDVQKWYEYWDHSDSAEQKQFSQKLRGEDLNQGVLISASEAAMIQDLVRQPGLIGLKLYGVKLALFNRQSAGFELSRKFHEGLPGDSRIQFRPVIKSEDQIQLSMMINATQSDDPLSNFKSMTIPMGKKMLVDVTDQLLGQETPLLPYELINQGKTGTRYFMIVSPGKKITMSESFKTPLTPPSR, from the coding sequence ATGATGAGCATCAATCCTGAGTGGTCTTACCTGATCTGGCAGCAGGTCTGGCAATGTACGCTGCTGGCACTGGTGGTCTGGCTGATCTGCAGACTGGTTCGCATCCGCCGGGCGCACCTGACGTACCTGTTATGGCTGGTGGTGCTGCTCAAATTTGTCACACCGCCCCTGTGGAGCAGTTCCAGTGGTCTGTTCTGCTGGATGCAGAGTGGTCTGACCGAGGAAGTGGTACAAAATAGTGCTGCTCAGCAAACCGATTCGCTGACCCGCACTGAGTGGATTCGTCGCTTGATTGGAGACGATGTGGATCAGCTGCCGGAAGCCCAGCGGGCTTCGGTAGAAGTGACGATTCACGATCCGCAGGATCGGTCGACGGAGGCAATGGCAGCGCATTCCCGGCAGGACATTGCGACAGAAGCAGCGACAGCAGCTTCCTCGATTCGTCGCAGTCCGCGTATGTCCTGGTTGACGGTGGGGCTCTGGTTCTGGACGGGAATGGCGGTTTTGATTGCGACGGTGATGCTGATCCGTTTTCTGTGCTGCTGGCAGACGATTCGCCGCGCCGGTGTCGTGAACTCTCCCGAGCTGGATGAACTGTTGGTGCGACTGTGCGGTGAACTGGGATTGAAACGCCGGATACGACTGGTAGTGACACACAGCCGGATAGGACCGGCGGTGATCGGACTGTTCCGTCCGACGATTCTGTTGCCGACTGCGATTGCAGAATCACGAACGCCGGAGGAACTGAAGCCGATCCTGGCGCACGAGCTGATTCACATCCGCCGAGGCGATTTATGGATCGGGCTGTTACAGCTGCTGGCGTCGATCGTGTGGTGGTTTCATCCACTGGTCTGGCTGACAGGCCGACGATTGAAGTTCGAAATGGAGCAGTGCTGCGACGAAGAAGTGCTGGCAGAGCTGAAGTGTGACCCGCGTCGGTATGCAGGCGCGCTGCTGGAGATTCTGGAGTTAAAACAGACGTTAAAGACCGTACCTATGGTGCCGGGCGTCCGTCCGGTAGAAATTACTTCAAAACGCATGGAGCGCATTATGAGACTGGGACAGGGAAGTCAAAAACGCACCCCCTGGTGGTGCTGGGTGGTGTTTGTCACGCTGGCAGCAGTGGTGCTGCCGGGCGCTGCGTTTGTGGTGAGTGCCGGGGATGAGGATTCTGAGCGGACGGTGACGAAAACTGTGCCGACGGAAGTCGTGCACGCCGTCAAGCCGACAGCAGAAGCGCAGCGTTCGTCCAAGTCGGAGGTCGGATCCGATAAACCTTATATCAGACCTGTACCGTTACTTTCACAGGAAATTGATATTCCGAAACTGGTCATCAACAGCAGTCGACGGCACACGCATTCCATTGATGATCTGCTGGCTCGTGCGAGAAATGTGGCGGGCGTCATGCGGGCTAATGACTTTCTGATCGACCAGATCAGGCTGCGGATCGCGGAACTGCCCGAGGTGGAAGCAGAGAGTCCAGGTTCACACTACGACATTTCCACTCCGTTCTATTTTGAAACGCTGCAAATACCGATACGGGATGAACGTAAGCAGTACCGGATCCGAAAAATGAGCGGTGTGATGATCAAGGATGATCAACTGGAAGTATTTTCTGCCAACCGGGCATACCACCGGCGCGTGGAACAGGTTCTGGCAGAACTGAGACAGAATAAATTTACAAAGCTCAAGATAACGACGACGCTGGTTTCGGTTTCGGAACGGTTTCTGCAGGATCATCTGCTGAAACGCAAGTCGATGAAGGTATTTACCCGCAAACAGAGTGTGAAGAAGCAGTATCTGGATTTACGGAATGTGATCTGGAATGAGCCGGAGCAGGTCAGTTATGACTATCTGGTGTGTGATGTGTTGGATCAGGAACGGAGTCGGGATTTCATGATGAAGTTTCTCTCGACTCCCGAGGCGAAAGTGGTATTTGTGCCCCCGGTCTCCCTGGAATGCAAGCAGTCGGCGACGATCGCCAGCAAAATCGGACTGCTTAAAGGACAGGACGCCAATTCGCTCTGGTGGAACACCGGCGAAGGGGGCTATGGCGTCAGCATTGATCTGCAGACGCGGATGTCCGATCGCAGCGGTGCCGTCCGGCGTGACATGCTCAATTATCAGATGACTTTTTACCAGGTTGACGGCGAGACCCGGCTTAAAACCGACCAGGAGGTGACAGAGCGACCGGCGCCGCTGATCAGTCAGCAAGTTTATAAAGATGCGATGCTGTTAAAGCCGGGCGAGACGCTGCTGGCCGGTGGGTTTCCGATCGCGTCGCCAGCTCGTGAAGAGAAACGGGTGCTGCTGGTGATGCTGCAGGCGGAGCGGGAGAGTGTGGAACAGAAGCCTGAATCTGAGCTGCTTATGCTGGGAGAGGGCGTCAACAGCGATGCGGGGGTGACCGGTCACATACAGCTGGATCAATCCAATTTTAAAGACACTCTGGTGACTGAATGCTATCCGGTGGCGGACCTGGTGGTGCCGATTCCCCGGCATGTGATTGTGGGGGCGAAAGATCAGCAGGTCAAAGCAGAGCCGCCCCGGTTTGACGCCTTGATCGAACTGATTCAGCAGAATGTGACCCCGGAGGCGTGGGAAAAAGAAGGTCCCACGATCAGGGCTTTTGAGAAGGATCTGTCGCTGGTGATTCGCGCGAAGCACTCCACTCACGATCAGATTGCGGAGCTGATATCCCGGATCAGGGCGGTTCACGATCAGATGATCCCGGTCGACTTCAGGATTTTTACGACAGAAGATGTGCAGAAATGGTATGAGTATTGGGATCACTCAGATTCGGCTGAGCAGAAGCAGTTTTCACAGAAGCTGCGCGGGGAGGATCTCAATCAGGGAGTGTTAATCTCGGCTTCCGAAGCGGCAATGATTCAGGATCTGGTCAGGCAACCTGGTTTGATCGGGTTGAAACTATATGGCGTCAAGCTGGCGTTATTTAACCGACAGTCAGCCGGGTTTGAACTGAGCAGAAAGTTTCATGAGGGGCTTCCCGGTGACAGTCGCATTCAGTTCCGACCGGTGATCAAGTCGGAGGATCAGATTCAGCTTTCGATGATGATCAATGCCACACAGAGTGACGATCCGCTGTCGAATTTCAAGAGCATGACCATTCCCATGGGGAAGAAGATGCTGGTGGATGTGACTGATCAGTTGCTGGGGCAGGAAACGCCGTTGCTGCCTTACGAACTGATCAACCAAGGCAAGACGGGGACTCGTTATTTCATGATCGTGTCACCGGGCAAGAAAATCACGATGTCAGAGTCTTTCAAAACTCCCCTCACTCCTCCGTCCCGCTGA
- a CDS encoding BlaI/MecI/CopY family transcriptional regulator → MTERPALSKGELEVARALWDLKQATVREVFETFPESRGIDFTTVQTYLRRLEQKGYIKARLDGRTRVYSPRVKPRTVIRETVDDLVDRLFAGETFPLMQHLIEDRNVSREDLDALKSLLDQLTEERDDEHQS, encoded by the coding sequence ATGACGGAACGGCCCGCATTATCAAAAGGCGAACTGGAAGTGGCTCGCGCCCTGTGGGACCTGAAACAGGCGACGGTCCGCGAGGTATTTGAAACGTTCCCCGAGTCGCGGGGGATCGATTTCACGACAGTGCAAACCTATCTGCGTCGACTGGAGCAGAAAGGTTATATCAAGGCCCGACTCGACGGGCGAACGCGTGTGTACTCGCCGCGGGTCAAGCCCCGCACCGTGATTCGCGAAACGGTCGACGATCTGGTTGACCGCCTGTTTGCCGGTGAGACCTTCCCGCTGATGCAACATCTGATCGAAGATCGTAACGTCAGCCGCGAAGACCTGGACGCCTTAAAATCATTACTGGATCAGTTAACGGAGGAACGGGATGATGAGCATCAATCCTGA
- a CDS encoding DUF2617 family protein: protein MSVRSARPKVNDLIFRLIGRSIHPELYTTCAAIDILQKNYAATIRVCETGHIASIQHKGHAVCEILTSFQNPLPSQKRLLEKPVRGCRSESVRLESGMYYQVSYQLEELDYVIFKNVHEEYLMDAQRADLAYHFISESRLTPGALSIIDFEANQDSLLIHAFHTFPDELAVVKTQSLFEF from the coding sequence ATGAGTGTCCGTTCCGCCAGACCGAAAGTAAATGATCTGATCTTTCGCTTAATTGGGCGCTCGATTCACCCGGAGCTCTACACCACCTGCGCTGCGATTGACATCCTGCAGAAGAACTATGCGGCAACGATCCGCGTCTGCGAAACCGGGCACATTGCCAGCATTCAGCATAAAGGCCACGCGGTCTGCGAGATTCTGACTTCGTTTCAGAACCCACTCCCGAGCCAGAAACGACTGCTGGAAAAACCGGTGCGGGGTTGCCGTTCGGAATCAGTCCGGCTCGAATCCGGTATGTATTACCAGGTGAGTTACCAGTTGGAAGAGCTGGATTATGTCATTTTCAAAAACGTACATGAAGAATATCTGATGGATGCCCAACGGGCCGACCTGGCGTATCATTTCATCTCCGAAAGTCGCCTTACTCCCGGTGCGTTGAGTATCATCGATTTTGAAGCCAACCAGGACAGCCTGCTGATTCACGCCTTTCATACTTTCCCCGATGAACTGGCCGTGGTGAAGACGCAGTCCCTGTTTGAGTTTTGA
- a CDS encoding CPBP family intramembrane glutamic endopeptidase, protein MTRKKNAPAETMALESDSYWFEARQPLVCLVFLTPLLLIYELGVLSMGGSQPELIRNGADYWMRNWLSQLGLTQTFLLPCLIVGTLLVWHLCCKHPWKVSAETLIGMFAESLLFAFCLIVLGQVQDLVFQQLPSPVMMFIERESASRVVSFVGAGVYEEVMFRLLLLPICYLLFRAMLLQARWSAVLAIISTSLIFSLAHYIGASGDQFSVFSFTFRTVAGLFFAGLFFLRGFGITVGAHATYDIIVGVMMLETTA, encoded by the coding sequence ATGACACGCAAAAAGAACGCACCTGCTGAGACAATGGCTCTGGAGAGTGACAGCTACTGGTTTGAAGCCCGGCAGCCGCTGGTCTGCCTGGTATTTCTGACGCCGCTGCTGTTGATCTATGAACTGGGGGTTCTCTCGATGGGAGGGAGCCAGCCGGAACTGATTCGCAATGGCGCTGACTACTGGATGCGGAACTGGCTCTCACAGCTGGGGCTGACGCAGACCTTTCTGCTCCCCTGTCTGATTGTGGGAACACTGCTGGTCTGGCATCTGTGCTGCAAGCATCCGTGGAAAGTCTCTGCGGAGACCCTGATCGGGATGTTCGCCGAGAGTCTGTTGTTTGCTTTCTGTCTGATCGTTTTGGGACAGGTGCAGGATCTGGTGTTTCAGCAGTTACCCTCGCCGGTAATGATGTTCATCGAACGGGAGTCGGCTTCGCGGGTGGTCAGCTTTGTCGGGGCGGGCGTGTATGAAGAAGTGATGTTTCGGCTGTTACTGCTGCCGATCTGTTATCTGCTGTTTCGGGCGATGCTGCTGCAGGCCCGCTGGTCTGCAGTCCTGGCGATTATTTCTACCAGTCTGATCTTCTCGCTGGCGCATTACATCGGTGCATCCGGCGATCAGTTTTCCGTTTTCAGCTTTACGTTCCGCACGGTGGCAGGACTGTTTTTTGCCGGCCTGTTTTTTCTGCGGGGCTTTGGCATCACTGTCGGCGCGCATGCGACCTACGATATTATCGTGGGGGTGATGATGCTGGAGACCACCGCCTGA
- a CDS encoding HD-GYP domain-containing protein: MNHSTRSLRWLTPTIRRERNEWEAFCARINDGKLLENSATSLRALKDQFRELEQQNRELKIPELHQELKQLQARVNVILQRCRLYLDTTAVRSLAETQLPHLERILDFVQTEQVYLRRQLLLSQTTVHYLKQLLTAAEDIWTQSYCNPNYLLNLIRKIKHDDAHLNDPGDLLFLSLRDMEAVAQNQISHPDLGIYLRGLEVARCSYYVSRQIPEWRESCDLLMMAGMLHDLGWLMLNPKLANKADGKDAQRNDERGEHPILGAALLGGLRGFPGDSYLTEVVAQHHERLDGTGYPRRLHTYHLGEHSRRMGVICRYLELKNDRRELTADGIRTCDGEELAFGAALQLYRETLQGEWDPTVADQLFRALDANLPEELRESDRHNDPFSLKRFQNYRPDEAHAEMTPPHFSLERESRSNRSVTDRQTEK, translated from the coding sequence GTGAACCATTCCACCCGATCACTTCGCTGGCTCACGCCGACAATCCGTCGGGAACGGAATGAATGGGAGGCCTTTTGTGCCCGCATCAATGACGGGAAACTGCTGGAAAACAGTGCGACTTCGCTGCGTGCGTTGAAGGATCAGTTTCGAGAACTGGAGCAACAGAACCGGGAACTGAAAATCCCTGAACTGCACCAGGAGCTGAAACAGCTGCAGGCCCGGGTGAATGTCATCCTGCAGCGGTGCCGCCTCTATCTGGATACGACAGCGGTCCGCTCGCTTGCGGAAACACAACTGCCCCACCTGGAACGGATTCTGGACTTTGTGCAGACCGAGCAGGTCTACCTCCGCCGCCAGTTACTCCTGTCGCAGACCACGGTGCACTATCTCAAACAGTTACTGACCGCAGCAGAGGATATCTGGACGCAGTCGTACTGCAACCCGAACTATCTGCTGAATCTGATTCGCAAGATTAAACACGACGATGCGCACCTGAATGATCCGGGCGATCTGCTGTTTCTGTCTCTGAGAGATATGGAAGCAGTGGCACAGAACCAGATCTCCCATCCGGACCTGGGGATTTATCTTCGCGGCCTGGAAGTGGCACGGTGCAGTTATTATGTGAGTCGCCAGATACCAGAATGGCGCGAGAGCTGTGATCTGCTGATGATGGCGGGAATGCTGCATGACCTGGGCTGGCTGATGTTGAATCCAAAACTGGCGAACAAAGCCGACGGGAAAGATGCACAGCGGAATGACGAACGGGGAGAACATCCCATTCTGGGAGCTGCTCTGCTGGGAGGCCTGCGAGGCTTTCCGGGAGACTCGTACCTGACGGAAGTGGTGGCGCAGCATCACGAGCGTCTGGACGGGACTGGCTATCCGCGACGCCTGCATACCTATCACCTGGGCGAACATTCGCGGCGGATGGGAGTCATCTGCCGCTACCTGGAATTGAAAAACGATCGACGTGAACTGACGGCGGACGGCATCCGGACCTGCGACGGCGAAGAGCTGGCCTTTGGAGCGGCGTTGCAGCTGTATCGTGAAACACTGCAGGGAGAATGGGATCCGACGGTCGCAGACCAACTGTTTCGGGCACTGGATGCCAACCTGCCCGAAGAACTCCGGGAGTCGGATCGGCACAATGATCCGTTTTCGTTGAAACGTTTTCAAAACTACCGGCCTGATGAGGCGCATGCTGAGATGACGCCGCCCCATTTTTCCCTGGAACGGGAGTCCCGTTCGAACAGATCTGTTACCGATCGCCAGACTGAGAAATGA
- a CDS encoding serine O-acetyltransferase, translating into MATDFRQKERLPELTDRIVETYHEIGTVHHLGHCPLPSQDAVIEAAQELKDIIFPGYSRRQNLHMSNVTYHVGNIIDSLHDILTVQIGRAMRHQHVQKHGADCEKLQQIDFEAEGQKKTIQFLETIPEIRRALATDVQAALDGDPAATCFDEIIFCYPGLEAITVYRLAHELYKLEVPIIPRMLSEWAHSQTGIDIHPGATIGHSFFIDHGTGVVIGETCEIAENVKVYQGVTLGALSFPKDSEGRIIREQKRHPTIERGVVIYANATILGGDTVIGHDSVIGASVSLMKSVLPNTIVTIEKPSLRFREAS; encoded by the coding sequence ATGGCTACGGATTTTCGGCAAAAAGAACGTCTCCCTGAATTAACCGACCGGATCGTGGAAACCTACCACGAGATTGGCACCGTGCACCATCTGGGACACTGTCCCCTGCCCAGTCAGGACGCGGTCATTGAAGCCGCCCAGGAACTGAAAGACATCATCTTCCCCGGCTACAGCCGTCGCCAGAACCTGCACATGAGCAACGTGACTTACCACGTGGGTAACATCATCGATTCCCTGCATGACATTCTCACCGTGCAGATCGGTCGGGCGATGCGGCACCAGCACGTGCAGAAACATGGAGCCGACTGCGAAAAACTGCAGCAGATCGACTTCGAAGCGGAAGGTCAGAAGAAAACCATCCAGTTCCTGGAAACCATTCCGGAAATCCGTCGCGCCCTGGCCACCGATGTCCAGGCGGCCCTCGACGGCGACCCGGCAGCGACCTGCTTCGACGAAATCATTTTCTGCTACCCCGGCCTGGAAGCGATCACCGTTTATCGGCTCGCTCATGAACTTTATAAGCTGGAGGTACCCATTATCCCCCGGATGCTCTCGGAGTGGGCACACTCGCAGACCGGGATCGACATTCACCCCGGTGCGACTATTGGCCACTCCTTCTTCATTGACCACGGAACCGGGGTCGTGATTGGAGAGACCTGTGAAATCGCCGAAAATGTGAAGGTCTACCAGGGGGTCACCCTGGGGGCTCTCAGCTTTCCCAAAGACTCGGAAGGCCGCATCATCCGCGAACAGAAGCGTCATCCCACCATCGAACGGGGCGTGGTCATCTACGCGAATGCCACCATCCTGGGTGGCGATACCGTCATCGGTCACGACTCCGTGATTGGCGCCAGTGTCTCGCTGATGAAGAGCGTACTGCCCAATACGATCGTCACCATCGAAAAACCGTCACTGCGGTTCCGCGAAGCTTCCTGA
- a CDS encoding FHA domain-containing protein, translating to MVVESSPQYSLEIVKGKTRFPVRPLQGDRLTIGAGTCCGLQISGQSMPILHTVIHIEAGEVAIEAIAPQPRLLLNGIPHHTSVLSDGDVITIGPIEFVFRQVSSQSAMSISRAGLSGSPSETSAPITPDKRDHSMTNETSLKELSASELVDLIEQDFQMIEQYESRREQGAAALLSRVNQLKDEQELEQDNLSVEEQSSLMADLETMMEELTKFSAELQQRADQLTSRERQYEAAAASLLETQEKLSSQLDQTLDHVGSLRHDQEEDGGSQRAIA from the coding sequence GTGGTCGTAGAATCTTCCCCCCAGTATTCTCTGGAAATTGTCAAAGGGAAAACTCGGTTTCCCGTCCGGCCTCTGCAGGGGGACCGTCTGACGATTGGTGCAGGCACCTGCTGTGGTCTGCAGATTTCCGGTCAGTCCATGCCGATCCTGCATACGGTGATCCACATCGAAGCGGGTGAAGTCGCGATCGAGGCGATTGCTCCTCAACCCAGACTATTACTGAATGGGATTCCGCATCACACGTCGGTACTGTCTGACGGCGATGTGATTACGATCGGCCCCATTGAATTCGTGTTTCGACAGGTATCTTCCCAGTCAGCCATGAGCATTTCCCGCGCAGGATTATCTGGCTCGCCTTCAGAGACGAGCGCTCCCATCACCCCAGATAAAAGAGATCACTCAATGACGAATGAAACAAGTCTCAAGGAACTGTCCGCTTCTGAACTGGTCGACCTGATCGAGCAGGATTTTCAGATGATCGAACAGTACGAATCCCGGAGAGAGCAGGGGGCCGCTGCCCTGTTGTCGCGGGTCAATCAACTGAAAGATGAGCAGGAGCTTGAGCAGGATAACCTGTCTGTCGAAGAGCAGTCGAGCTTAATGGCCGATCTCGAAACGATGATGGAAGAACTGACGAAGTTCTCTGCCGAGCTGCAGCAGCGAGCCGATCAACTGACCAGTCGCGAGCGTCAGTACGAAGCAGCTGCCGCCTCCCTGCTGGAAACACAGGAAAAGCTGTCCTCCCAACTGGACCAGACCCTGGATCACGTCGGTTCGCTCCGCCACGATCAGGAGGAGGATGGTGGATCACAACGGGCCATCGCCTGA